The following proteins are encoded in a genomic region of Sorangiineae bacterium MSr12523:
- a CDS encoding DUF721 domain-containing protein, with product MNRRRKRPKLREPEGIETVLERAGDSRFARRQAPIPLQTWTRAVGLRIADRAKPWSLERGVLTVRVPSSVWASELSMLAASVISRLRDAGVEVAELRFRVAPLEPPQRPPERRISRAVPPPLPVPRDLEASLALVEDPELREALRYSASHSLAWQDYHERSAGQLNQRNAASRSKPSRR from the coding sequence ATGAACCGTCGCCGGAAAAGGCCCAAGCTGCGCGAGCCCGAGGGCATCGAGACCGTGCTCGAACGCGCAGGCGACAGCCGGTTCGCCCGCCGCCAGGCCCCCATCCCGCTGCAAACGTGGACCCGCGCGGTGGGCCTTCGCATCGCCGATCGCGCCAAGCCGTGGTCGCTCGAACGCGGCGTCCTCACGGTGCGCGTCCCTTCCAGCGTCTGGGCCAGCGAGCTGTCCATGCTCGCCGCCTCGGTCATCTCACGCCTGCGCGATGCCGGGGTCGAGGTCGCCGAGCTTCGCTTTCGCGTGGCCCCCCTCGAGCCGCCCCAGCGTCCGCCCGAGCGCCGCATCTCCCGCGCTGTTCCGCCGCCGTTGCCCGTGCCCCGCGATCTGGAAGCCTCGCTGGCCCTCGTCGAAGATCCCGAGCTTCGCGAAGCACTTCGATATTCGGCGAGCCACAGCCTCGCCTGGCAGGATTACCACGAACGCAGTGCCGGTCAGCTCAATCAGCGTAACGCCGCAAGCCGCTCCAAGCCCTCGAGGCGCTGA
- a CDS encoding HEAT repeat domain-containing protein — MRFASVVTASLVLALMGHAAPASAVVWPDVPERVARALTAQDAATRRMAAQELSTLGRARGTPLVLQALGDPDVEVKLAAAQSAVRLRVVPATLAVLPWLGDREARLRIAACEVARALPDARTILQLARGLGDADAAVRAAAADALGAQASPDAVAPLLGRLDDASPQVRVQIARALARLGDKRAVVPLVGKVQDSVVEVRQAVVRALGELGDARASQALILTLRDNTNEVRIEALHALGRLRAPEAVETIAPFATDRNPALRQAALAALGRIGTRDAMRALIATLGVADDAGGGLERTPARQALVAAGQPAIPELSALLKGNPSAHVATSAAWVLGELRATGEAPTLVSAMRRGVLPSAAALHALAGAGTRDSVPVVLEFVGAASPLVRSEAARAAKALLDPSKPDGRAVEPLAAALRNVNLTLDERAALASLLGRTGAPRAAPILVSLANAKFPALRLAAIDALGTLGPADADEALLEKLNDTDATVRLHAAVALGDAGKEKAREALLAKMDAGEELDRAAVLTALGGILSRVPSENAIGRLSRALELAAGPERDALLLAIGRSNFPAGVRALGSLLRADDADDRRTIATVLPVHARASAEPLARGLLRDADASVRAQAAWAMGALGDGADKAGTDALGAAIASADLDTAINATAAVGRIAARTRAPQLAVRMLCPLLRDARTYVRVNALAGLAASGVRCGDGALERTLLADDSNDLVRATAAAVLWRKPSGPDTAALERCTQADRSGTVAQQCRAASVASASGSPHAVDVYVVPDTSPTPRPRAPYALHFEGSYLRVGIADRRGACFEPLAPDGELSLERPSAQAR; from the coding sequence GTGAGATTCGCTTCGGTCGTCACTGCTTCGCTCGTACTGGCCCTGATGGGACATGCCGCGCCGGCATCGGCGGTGGTCTGGCCCGACGTGCCCGAGCGCGTGGCCCGTGCGCTCACGGCGCAAGATGCGGCCACGCGGCGCATGGCGGCGCAGGAGCTTTCGACCTTGGGGCGCGCGCGTGGGACGCCGCTGGTGCTGCAGGCCCTGGGCGATCCCGATGTGGAGGTGAAACTCGCGGCCGCGCAGTCCGCGGTGCGCTTGCGCGTGGTTCCAGCGACGCTCGCGGTGCTGCCGTGGCTCGGCGATCGCGAGGCGCGCCTGCGCATCGCCGCGTGCGAGGTGGCGCGCGCCCTGCCCGACGCGCGCACGATTTTGCAGCTCGCGCGCGGCCTGGGCGATGCCGACGCCGCGGTGCGCGCGGCGGCGGCCGACGCGCTCGGGGCGCAAGCCTCGCCCGATGCCGTGGCACCGCTGCTCGGGCGCCTCGACGATGCCAGCCCGCAGGTGCGCGTCCAGATTGCCCGCGCCCTGGCGCGTCTCGGCGACAAGCGCGCCGTCGTGCCGCTCGTGGGCAAGGTGCAAGATTCGGTCGTCGAAGTGCGGCAGGCCGTGGTGCGAGCCCTCGGCGAGCTGGGCGATGCGCGCGCCTCGCAGGCATTGATCCTCACCTTGCGCGACAACACGAACGAGGTGCGCATCGAGGCGCTGCACGCGCTCGGGCGCCTGCGCGCGCCCGAGGCCGTGGAGACCATTGCGCCTTTCGCGACGGATCGAAATCCGGCCCTGCGGCAAGCGGCGCTGGCCGCACTCGGGCGCATCGGCACCCGCGACGCGATGCGCGCGCTGATTGCGACCCTGGGCGTCGCCGACGATGCTGGCGGCGGGCTGGAACGCACGCCGGCGCGGCAAGCGCTGGTCGCCGCGGGGCAGCCTGCCATCCCGGAGCTCTCGGCGTTGCTCAAAGGAAACCCGAGCGCGCACGTGGCCACGAGCGCCGCATGGGTGCTCGGCGAGCTGCGCGCCACGGGCGAGGCGCCCACCCTCGTCTCGGCCATGCGGCGCGGTGTCCTTCCCAGCGCCGCCGCCCTTCACGCCCTCGCCGGTGCAGGAACGCGCGACTCCGTGCCCGTCGTACTCGAGTTCGTGGGCGCGGCGAGCCCGCTCGTTCGCAGCGAGGCCGCTCGCGCGGCCAAGGCGCTGCTCGATCCCTCCAAGCCCGATGGGCGCGCCGTCGAGCCGTTGGCTGCCGCGCTTCGCAATGTGAACCTCACGTTGGACGAGCGCGCCGCGCTGGCGAGCCTCCTCGGTCGCACCGGCGCTCCACGTGCAGCGCCCATCCTGGTCAGCTTGGCCAACGCGAAGTTCCCTGCGCTGCGCTTGGCCGCCATCGACGCGCTGGGCACCCTCGGTCCGGCCGATGCCGACGAGGCCCTGCTCGAGAAGCTCAACGACACCGATGCCACCGTGCGGCTTCACGCGGCCGTGGCCCTGGGCGACGCGGGCAAAGAGAAGGCACGCGAAGCCTTGCTCGCCAAAATGGACGCCGGCGAGGAGCTCGACCGCGCCGCCGTGCTCACCGCCCTCGGCGGAATCCTTTCGCGCGTGCCCTCGGAGAACGCCATCGGGCGGCTTTCGCGTGCGTTGGAGCTCGCCGCCGGCCCCGAGCGAGATGCCTTGCTTCTGGCCATCGGCCGCTCGAATTTCCCCGCAGGCGTGCGGGCCCTCGGCAGCTTGCTCCGCGCCGATGATGCCGACGACCGGCGCACCATCGCCACCGTGCTTCCCGTGCACGCACGCGCGTCCGCGGAGCCGCTCGCGCGAGGCCTCTTGCGCGATGCCGATGCCAGCGTGCGCGCGCAAGCCGCGTGGGCCATGGGAGCGCTGGGCGACGGCGCCGACAAGGCGGGAACCGACGCCCTCGGTGCGGCCATCGCATCGGCCGATCTCGATACCGCCATCAACGCGACCGCCGCCGTAGGCCGCATTGCCGCGCGCACGCGCGCCCCCCAACTCGCGGTCCGAATGCTTTGCCCGCTGCTTCGCGACGCCCGCACCTACGTGCGCGTGAACGCCCTCGCCGGCCTCGCAGCCTCCGGCGTGCGTTGCGGCGACGGCGCCCTCGAGCGCACGCTCTTGGCCGACGACAGCAACGACTTGGTGCGCGCCACCGCGGCCGCGGTCCTCTGGCGCAAGCCCAGCGGGCCAGACACCGCCGCGCTCGAACGCTGCACGCAGGCCGATCGCTCCGGCACCGTGGCGCAACAGTGCCGCGCAGCCAGCGTGGCCTCGGCCAGCGGCTCGCCCCACGCGGTGGACGTTTACGTCGTCCCCGACACGAGCCCCACACCCCGCCCGCGGGCCCCTTACGCCCTTCATTTCGAGGGCAGCTACCTGCGCGTGGGCATCGCCGACCGCCGCGGCGCCTGCTTCGAGCCGCTCGCGCCCGACGGGGAGCTTTCCCTGGAGCGCCCGAGCGCCCAAGCACGTTAA